A segment of the Macrobrachium nipponense isolate FS-2020 chromosome 1, ASM1510439v2, whole genome shotgun sequence genome:
tttcgctggcgacacgagcaatcgcccagaaatagatttttccttacgtcaaaatcccttttttcggaagagttactgcatgGACGtacggaaaatgttttttttttttttttcataaattgtgctagagacttccaatttgttgcaaaatgaaggtaaatgatttaatattactagaatataagatttttagcttacaattgcgtttttcgaccatttcggtagagtcaaagttgaccgaaggttgaaatttggcacattgttatttatatgaaaatatttcaaaactgataaaagctacaaccatgggttgtttttagttgtattgtgcatgaaattgcgcacatttccatatataaaactttatgtaacggctaatttaaaatggtgcaaacattacgacaatcgcacgtatgatttttttggaagagttaccgcgcggatgtaagtaaaaagttttttcataaattcaccataaatcgaaatattgtgctagagacttccaatttgttgcaaaatgaaggtaaatgattgaatattactaaaatataagagttttagcttacaattgcgttcttcgaccatttcggtagagtcaaagttgaccaaaggttgaaattttggcacttattgttatttatatgaaaatatttcaaaactgataaaagctacaatcataagtatttttttgttgtcttctacatgaaaatgcgcacattttcatatataatactccatgtaacagctaatttaaaatggtgcaaaaattatgtcaaagttagttacgaaataatttctgagatgcgtcactgatactttttagtgcgataagaaagaaattcgcgcttgcgcgcctgtgtaatgattgtaaacaaaacaacaccttgatccgtgaactcccaacatcccccaaggcgcgtgattcaaaagttttcggctggtaagcctataagtatttttccgcaaattaaaaaaaaaacttttctatgtcgacgtaaaatacgtccaatcggcacccgacagacaatttatctcaacgtaaaatatgtccaataggcgtttaagggttaagatgaCACAACATTTTTGGCCAGGTTGCCGTAGGTTTTTTGTTAACACAGTGGtatgaagaaagaggtgtccaagaatacaatcacTTTTTGGTTATGTGAAGCTATCAGACAGGCATATATGATTCTTGATGACTCCACTGCCATGtttgtgcaggctagagcacatgacatcagtggtattggtccctctctggctttcaagaaaaattttacttcatagaGTTTTGAGCGCTGGCACTTGGTTACGTCAGTCCAGGTTCACCTCTTTTTATCGTAAGGATGTTGctcacagatctatggacactttttccttagggtctgtggtggctgcccaacagatcgTTGTCCTTAACTGGGCACGTTTGTATCTTACCTAGGATGATTgcgtggaagagagaatgagtgagttggctggtctctttctttctcttgtttctttccttcttcctacagATGGGTTGAGGAATAGGCACGTcatatgctggactggtctgatacaggtgagtaaggtagttaTACTGATAGTTTGGTTGCTTTGTTTTCAAATAGTCAAACCCTCTACAtattcagtagcatatactccgctctctagcaagggggagtgaggagtAATAATAAACCTTGGTGTATCAGTTTGTTATtaaacagtcaaagtttctctttagttccctacTGCAGTGAAtcttcccatatatcattgtacgtaacCCAGTGGCTGAGTTGTtggatatcagtttatctagcttctcatggGCATCAGTCCCTCTCCCAGTAGATATTTCTTTTGGAGTTTGGAGTGGTGGGTAGGTcccccagctggtttaggatgtctgtacctctcaccaagtataagtctatcctgttgttaagactgaaggtttgttcacgtgtgaacaaatgacaaatttttaaagacaattagtatttttcatagctacaaacctgaggtcttaatgttttACTGCCCATCTCTAGCCACTCTTCTGTCTTCTTATgacatcctgggttgggaaagactaAATGCGGTAGCATGGGTGCgcggtctttgaccagttttcacccgatatacacatgcattgccagatctcacaagattcatagcttttttcatttcagtttttaaactggatccagctaggtgctagaaaatatcctattgttcaGGCCTCAGGtttttgtagctatgaaaaatacaaattgtcttagaaaatttgtcatttgcctTACCAAATTTCTAGTGGTTGGcgttgcttactgggatgggcattTGGTATGTGTAGATGAGAATAACTGGGTTATGGAGTGGAATCTGCAGGTGCTTatgagtctggaatgataaagataaaaatgatagaGTATGTATCATCAACTACCGCACACAGTATTATTTACTGTAtgaaatacaattttaaaaaaattaagaattcctTACCTGATGGAGTTGGCGAGGTGATAGGGTCAGCTACTTTGGGCTCTGAGGAGGCTACATCTGGATCTGGTATTGATAACAATTATGTAAAGATACAGCACATAGGTGgatttacatagtgtacatagaCATTCTATAACATGTATAtaacaatttataaaacatttaaaaaaattgttaaggattccttacctgataaataggctcagggtcatctgggtcatcaTCACTATCAAAGGGTTCTGGAAtgatacataaagaaaaagattAGGTTATGCAACAGCAAACACATTAATACATAGTAATGTACAAACAATTTATGGCATGAAAAAAGATAGAAATGAAATTCCTACCTACTGGAAGCTGGATGGCTGCTACAGAGGGTTCAGGTCCAGGGGGATCTGGATTGGGCTTCTTCTTctgcaataaatacaaatgataaaaatgattcaaGTTACAATACACttacagttttatttaaaaatttacaatTAATACATATGTAACACATTTTATATTACAGcatgtaaacaaaatattaaaaaagttcAGAATTCCTCACCAAgactaggagtgggaggaggTGCTGGAGACTACTTCTTGAAGAAAGTGTCAAACCTAGACTGTACACttttcttcgtctgcttctccttcagtgTCTCTGTAAAAAGTTACCAAATTCAGGATCCATCTCAAAATCCTGTCAAACCTACCAATGTTAGGGTCTTCTCCCTGAAAAGAAACCAaagctctctccagatgagtaaaactcTCTGACAAGCCTTTGATAGTTAATGCCCTGGGTTTTGGGTCTGGTACCTCTAagtcttcctcaatcatttgctgCTCCAGCTCAATGAGGTCCTCTGATGACAACCCTTCTCCATGGCATGTCAGCAGCTCTGTGACATCCTCATCTTCCaaatctagtttcagcctcttgcttagccctaggATTTTCCTCATCTGTCTCGAcatcttctgcctggtcaaatccttcaaaactgtgcacaaagtGGTTGTCTTCACCCCCTCCCAAGCACTTGCATCTGTGATGATgcagcccttccaaaactgcttcAAAGTCAACTCCTTGTTACCTTCGATAGCACTCAAAGCAGAGCGTATTGTCCTTCTATGGTAGTATGCCTTGAAGTTAGCGATCACTCCCTGGTCCATCAGCTGTATGAGCGACATTGTATTCAGTggaaggtacaccaccttcacataaGGATGCATATTGCTCAAATTTGAAGgatgaccaggggcattgtctaaATTGAAGAACCTTAAAAGGCAAACCTTTCGAGGTACAATACCATTCCACTGCTGGTACCAagtggtcattgaaccaatcttcgaagaccatcaaggtaacccaagccttcttgttagACTTCCAAGTGActgagttgactcttgaaaatgcccttgaaatcCCTGGGATTCTCTGCCAAATACACTAGCAAGGGTTTAAGTTTCAGGTCTCTGCTAGCATTGTCCCCAAAGAGTAAAGTCATTTGCTCCTTACCAGCTTTATGGTttggtgctgacttctcctccttggaaaggtacttACGGTTGGGCATCCTCTTCCAAAATAACCGTCTCTTCTACATTAAATACCTGGTCAGCAGTATAACCACCTTCCCTAATTATTTCAGCCTAACCACTAGGAAAACTTTTTGCTGCTTcactatcagcactagcagcctcaccttgcagcttcacattgtGCAAATTTGCACAAGCCTTAAAACAGTTAAGTCAACCTCTGCTTGCGGAAAATTCTCCACTGGCACTGCCTTCCCCATGTTTTTTCACTACTGCTgcatgcagctctctagcctcttcTTGAATCACATTTAGACTCACTGGAACACGTCGCTGATTCTGGTCTTCCAGCCAGATCAACAATAACTTCTCCATCTCAAccatgctctggctacgttgcttcacATTAATAACCGTTGCCTTCATTGGTGCAGCATCTTTAACATATTTAAGAATAAATTCCTTGTCCTTTACTGTGGTTACCACCATCGTCCTGCTAAGCCACAAAGCACGACCTATCTCGGTGCTGGTTTCTCCTTTTTCAGAACGTTTAATGAGATCGTACTTTACCTCCAAGGTGATCACTTTCCTCTTCTTCGATGAACTATCATCAGATAAAGTACTCTGCTGTTTTGGAGCCGTAGTAAAGGCAaggaatatgcaaaatatgcAACAAAGTAGCGAGATTTAACCTAGTGAAACGAAGGCAACCACATGAGTGAAGTGGCATTGTTTGGTATTGTTACACACCCCAGCATCCTTAACCAAGCTAGGTCATTGTCCAGTCAGATTATCTATGCTGTTAATAGCATAAATTATATGacccctccgctcagaaactagttcagTGTATGGTGCGtcataaaaagcatagaaaaacATTGTTAACtcagaattttgtgttgtaatctaaccagaaacttggTGTTTTATTGATACTGTAAACAGGAAAGGTTTTTTATATACGTACGTAGTATGTGTTTTTGAAAGCCATCGTAAACTTGGAACGTCATAAGACACTACCCCTCTCCTCAGAAAATAGTTCCATGTATGATACTACATAAAAAGCGTCGGAAAAACAgcataacctcaaaatttgtgttgtaatctaaccagaggCAACTTAGTTTTTTATGAATACTGTACTAAACTAAACTAGAGAGGATTTTTATTATAGTATGCATTTTTGAAAAACGTTGTGAACTTGGAACCATCATAAGCTGGCAGCGTCGTAAACTGGGGAAAACTGTCGTAACCCAGCCTGGATTTTTGAATGAATATATCAGAAAAACCGCCATAAACTCAAATTGTCGGAAGCCAGGTACTGCCTGTATATATGCAAAGTTAATACATatagctatttatattttttcatactaAAACAGCTAGTTGTCAACTTACGACCACAATGGGTTACAACCAACCGGTCCTAAGACGTTTTGGATGTAAGTTGGCCCGTGTTAATTTACAGTCAGAATATTATACTACTAGCCTAgtctacactagggtaatcattATCATCTTTACATACAGGGTAGCGAAGCCTACACTTTACGTACAGTATactttatagtacatatatggcatagtaattattaatttgtcAGCGTAATTCTCCTAGGTTCAATGCTCAtttcttatgataattcagttacaaagagaaattaaat
Coding sequences within it:
- the LOC135218972 gene encoding tigger transposable element-derived protein 1-like → MTTWYQQWNGIVPRKVCLLRFFNLDNAPGHPSNLSNMHPYVKVVYLPLNTMSLIQLMDQGVIANFKAYYHRRTIRSALSAIEGNKELTLKQFWKGCIITDASAWEGVKTTTLCTVLKDLTRQKMSRQMRKILGLSKRLKLDLEDEDVTELLTCHGEGLSSEDLIELEQQMIEEDLEVPDPKPRALTIKGLSESFTHLERALVSFQGEDPNIGRFDRILRWILNLKKKPNPDPPGPEPSVAAIQLPVEPFDSDDDPDDPEPIYQTHKHLQIPLHNPVILIYTYQMPIPVSNANH